The Humulus lupulus chromosome 4, drHumLupu1.1, whole genome shotgun sequence genome has a window encoding:
- the LOC133830115 gene encoding uncharacterized protein LOC133830115, with translation MASSSLITPEDVLEMLMNDGTIDSLRLKIINQLKANEELKNTTIKMAEQSKVLNTPGAEKQTKRELFDALRQELETPVLEKASKSVWDLILDNNGLGKEISETVERVFCRLSGQEPPLFPTSDAETQTGKDIANEKAKERNDESEKEKSNSASKKRSYNEISTAEENDLTSKHDDSSSLAEEASKSPLKSSKT, from the exons ATGGCGTCATCGTCACTGATAACCCCAGAAGATGTGTTGGAAATGCTGATGAATGATGGCACCATTGATTCCCTCAGATTGAAGATCATCAACCAGCTCAAAGCCAAT GAAGAACTTAAGAATACTACTATTAAAATGGCAGAACAGAGTAAGGTTCTTAATACTCCTGGTGCAGAAAAACAGACCAAAAGGGAGCTTTTTGATGCCCTCAGACAGGAACTTGA GACTCCTGTACTTGAGAAGGCCTCTAAGTCGGTCTGGGATCTTATTTTAGACAATAATGGACTGGGAAAGGAAATCAGTGAAACAGTTGAAAGGGTATTTTGTCGATTGAGTGGCCAGGAGCCTCCATTATTTCCTACTTCAGATGCTGAAACTCAAACCGGTAAAGATATTGCAAATGAGAAAGCGAAAGAGAGGAATGATGAGAGTGAAAAGGAGAAATCAAATTCAGCCTCAAAGAAAAGGAGTTATAATGAAATAAGTACAGCAGAAGAAAATGATTTAACAAGCAAGCATGATGATTCTTCTTCTTTAGCAGAAGAAGCTAGTAAATCTCCACTAAAAAGTTCCAAGACATGA
- the LOC133828853 gene encoding uncharacterized protein LOC133828853: MKSVHTSDWAFADFDVAEPSSHHKKCVDYDCGVYVMKMLLQEYVDEILGGRGDDVVADLDWRCTWAGPTNVPREIDRLLIGARILTSGVNKVRDNMFQKAVKMQDRNEG; encoded by the exons ATGAAGAGTGTACACACAAGTGATTGGGCTTTCGCCGACTTTGATGTAGCAGAACCTTCGTCCCATCATAAGAAGTGTGTAGATTATGACTGTGGTGTGTATGTAATGAAGATGCTGCTGCAAGAGTATGTGGATGAAATTTTAGGTGGAAGAGGAGACGATGTCGTTGCCGACTTGGACTGGAGATGTACTTGGGCAGGACCAACCAAT GTACCTAGGGAGATTGATAGGCTACTTATTGGTGCAAGAATCCTCACATCTGGGGTGAACAAAGTAAGAGATAATATGTTTCAGAAAGCTGTTAAGATGCAGGATAGAAATGAAGGTTGA